One genomic window of Haloferax mediterranei ATCC 33500 includes the following:
- a CDS encoding GIY-YIG nuclease family protein has product MSDPHRQLSVHSLDPAALGTGDDPLDLDAAAPPGTYALVFAVPETTIEVGALGACQFPAGGYVYVGSAFGSGGLRRVLRHRRVARGEHDARHWHVDYLGGHPDVELVEVICVTDRDAECAVASELGPPAIGGFGSSDCSCKAHLTRHRDAETAASTAVSAFRGEN; this is encoded by the coding sequence ATGTCCGACCCCCATCGACAGCTATCGGTCCACTCGCTTGACCCTGCCGCTCTCGGTACCGGCGACGACCCGCTCGACCTCGATGCAGCAGCTCCACCGGGAACCTACGCGCTGGTCTTCGCGGTTCCCGAGACGACTATCGAAGTCGGTGCGCTCGGTGCGTGTCAATTTCCGGCGGGCGGATACGTCTACGTCGGGAGCGCGTTCGGCTCCGGCGGGCTTCGTCGCGTCCTCAGACACCGACGCGTCGCACGCGGGGAACACGATGCTCGCCACTGGCACGTAGATTATCTCGGTGGCCACCCTGACGTCGAACTTGTGGAGGTTATCTGCGTCACCGACCGGGACGCGGAGTGCGCCGTCGCCTCGGAACTCGGGCCACCGGCAATCGGTGGCTTCGGCTCGTCGGACTGTTCGTGTAAAGCGCATCTCACGCGACACCGAGACGCAGAAACGGCCGCGTCGACCGCTGTATCGGCATTTAGAGGTGAAAATTGA
- a CDS encoding DCC1-like thiol-disulfide oxidoreductase family protein, with translation MDPDAVLIYDGECPYCSVAATALKRLDDVEAISWYDDAAQTFLAAQFEEVPFAMVLADNNEGRVYAGRAAAKELTDRAGMPGLLGSLVRDNYNTIAKVVGVASGRGRDPDDVHSSYQMAPAATDLFDVLVEHAEPQPEELS, from the coding sequence ATGGACCCGGACGCGGTGCTCATCTACGACGGCGAGTGTCCCTACTGCTCTGTCGCCGCGACGGCGCTGAAGCGTCTCGACGACGTGGAAGCCATCTCTTGGTACGACGACGCCGCGCAAACGTTCTTGGCGGCCCAGTTCGAGGAGGTCCCCTTCGCGATGGTGCTCGCAGACAACAACGAGGGCCGCGTCTACGCGGGCCGCGCCGCCGCGAAAGAACTCACCGACAGAGCGGGGATGCCGGGACTCCTCGGGAGCCTCGTCCGCGACAACTACAACACCATCGCAAAAGTCGTCGGCGTCGCCAGCGGCCGCGGCCGCGACCCGGATGACGTACACAGCAGCTATCAAATGGCACCTGCCGCGACCGACCTATTCGACGTGCTCGTCGAACACGCGGAGCCACAGCCCGAGGAACTTTCGTAG
- a CDS encoding DEAD/DEAH box helicase produces the protein MDDLIEWLRARPYYEGQIQSHRRFDARDSAFDDVDLEPRLASALEDRGIDRLYRHQAEAVEAVRDGDNVVLATQTASGKSLAYTIPAFERAMDHGGRTLYLGPQNALVADQLETLSDLAHGLGFGSRVSADQYTGRLSKSEKREVRKRMPTVLLSNPDMIHYALLPHAHRLWEWFFSSLETVVIDEVHGYRGVFGSHVALLLRRLKRVCERFGSDPQFICCSATIGNPVEHAARITGERENSFALVDEDTSGTGETHWLLWNPPEYENPDAGGSGRRRSGHVETKNLFVDLVARGHQTLAFTRARQAAERYASESANDLRSRGEHGLAGEIAAYQAALTHDRRREIEAGLHDGDITGVWSTNALELGVDVGGLDVVLIDGYPGTRMSAWQQAGRAGRGDRPALVVLVGGEDQLDQYLLNHPTEFFDGDPERAVSDPENDHLLPSHVACAAAENWLSTDDDTYFGDSFPDVVSDLEGEGTLARRDTDKGVRWTHDGGGSPQHAMSLRTITDREVQLMDSRNNETIAKLAFDDALRDAHPGAVYHHQGQTYEVADLDLDRDVARLQPTWADYYTRVLHDKHITVERDILSKPLSARSDVEVRFAEVTMRKQITGFERRDPKRGTTIGQQLLDLPETSLRTKALYFTVPSDIESEMRKLGSSHEKGSDYAFNGGIHAAEHGMISLFPLTLLCDRGDIGGLSTPYHDHTGQSTIFIYDGHPGGVGLTRAGYDIVERLMRQTARLIDDCDCEAGCPSCVQSPQCGNANDPLAKETAALLLESLTGISE, from the coding sequence GTGGACGACCTCATCGAGTGGCTTCGAGCTAGACCGTACTACGAGGGACAGATTCAGTCCCACCGTCGGTTCGATGCGCGCGACTCCGCGTTCGACGATGTAGACCTCGAACCGCGATTAGCGTCAGCCCTCGAAGACCGCGGTATCGACCGTCTCTATCGTCATCAGGCCGAGGCGGTCGAAGCCGTCCGCGACGGCGACAACGTGGTGCTCGCCACACAAACCGCGAGTGGGAAGAGCCTCGCATACACCATTCCCGCCTTCGAGCGGGCGATGGACCACGGCGGACGGACGCTCTATCTCGGCCCGCAAAACGCGCTCGTCGCCGACCAACTGGAGACGCTCTCGGACCTCGCTCACGGCCTCGGGTTCGGGAGTCGCGTCTCGGCCGACCAGTACACCGGTCGCCTGTCGAAATCCGAGAAGCGCGAGGTCAGAAAGCGAATGCCGACGGTTCTGCTGTCGAATCCCGACATGATTCACTACGCGCTGCTCCCGCACGCACACCGCCTGTGGGAGTGGTTCTTCTCGTCGCTCGAAACGGTCGTCATCGACGAGGTACACGGCTATCGCGGCGTCTTCGGGAGTCACGTCGCGCTCCTGCTTCGGCGACTCAAACGCGTCTGCGAGCGCTTCGGGTCCGACCCGCAGTTCATCTGCTGCTCTGCGACTATCGGCAATCCCGTCGAACACGCTGCGCGCATTACAGGCGAGCGGGAAAATTCGTTCGCGCTCGTCGACGAGGACACGAGCGGAACCGGTGAGACACACTGGTTGCTGTGGAATCCACCGGAGTACGAGAACCCCGACGCGGGTGGGTCAGGACGCAGACGGTCGGGTCACGTCGAAACGAAGAATCTCTTCGTCGACCTCGTGGCGCGCGGCCACCAGACGCTCGCGTTCACGCGCGCTCGACAGGCCGCCGAGCGGTACGCCTCCGAGAGTGCGAATGACCTCCGCAGTCGCGGCGAACACGGACTGGCGGGCGAGATTGCGGCATATCAAGCCGCGCTCACCCACGACCGGCGGCGAGAAATCGAGGCGGGTCTCCACGACGGCGACATCACCGGCGTCTGGAGCACCAATGCACTCGAACTCGGCGTCGACGTGGGTGGCCTCGACGTGGTCCTCATTGACGGCTATCCCGGTACCCGAATGTCGGCGTGGCAGCAAGCCGGGCGGGCCGGTCGAGGGGACAGACCCGCGCTGGTGGTTCTCGTCGGCGGCGAAGACCAACTCGACCAGTACCTGCTGAACCACCCCACCGAATTCTTCGACGGCGACCCGGAGCGAGCGGTCTCGGACCCGGAAAACGACCACCTGCTCCCCAGCCACGTCGCCTGCGCCGCCGCCGAAAACTGGCTCTCGACGGACGACGACACGTACTTCGGCGATTCGTTCCCCGACGTGGTCTCCGACCTCGAAGGTGAGGGAACGTTGGCGCGGCGGGATACTGACAAGGGAGTTCGGTGGACCCACGACGGCGGCGGAAGCCCGCAACACGCCATGAGTCTCCGAACAATCACCGACCGCGAGGTCCAGCTTATGGATTCGCGGAACAACGAGACTATCGCGAAACTCGCATTCGACGACGCACTTCGGGACGCTCATCCCGGCGCAGTGTACCACCATCAGGGCCAGACCTACGAGGTCGCCGACCTCGATTTGGACCGCGACGTCGCCCGTCTGCAACCGACGTGGGCGGACTACTACACTCGCGTCCTCCACGACAAACACATCACCGTCGAACGGGATATCCTGTCGAAACCGCTGTCGGCGCGGTCGGACGTGGAAGTCAGATTCGCCGAGGTGACGATGCGGAAGCAAATCACCGGCTTCGAACGCCGCGACCCGAAGCGCGGGACCACCATCGGCCAACAACTGCTCGACCTGCCGGAGACGAGCCTTCGGACGAAAGCGCTGTACTTCACTGTCCCCAGCGACATAGAGTCCGAGATGCGCAAGTTAGGTAGTTCCCACGAGAAAGGGAGCGACTACGCGTTTAACGGCGGTATCCACGCCGCAGAACACGGAATGATTTCGCTCTTCCCGCTGACGCTCCTGTGTGACCGCGGCGACATCGGTGGCCTCTCGACGCCATATCACGACCACACGGGCCAATCGACTATCTTCATCTACGACGGCCATCCCGGCGGCGTCGGCCTGACTCGCGCTGGCTACGATATCGTTGAGCGCCTGATGCGACAGACGGCACGCCTCATCGACGATTGCGACTGCGAGGCTGGCTGTCCGTCCTGCGTCCAGTCGCCGCAGTGTGGGAACGCGAACGACCCGCTGGCGAAAGAGACCGCAGCCCTGCTGTTGGAGTCGCTGACGGGAATCTCGGAGTGA
- a CDS encoding iron ABC transporter substrate-binding protein, which translates to MQDHDRELRGHGRRRFIATAAALGLGSLAGCAGLGGEDETTTESGGNETVEQIGSGRSPFGDREITGGVSVADMPDLSGELTLYSGRGEALVGELISFFEDYYDDFTIRPRYNSAAELVNQIQTEGQNSPADVFFSVNAGSLGALKDAGRTQKLPSEVLDLVRDEFHDPDGQWTGTSGRARTVPFNTDQFDESEIPDDIMKFPETEAFRDNIGWAPTYSSFQAFITAMRVLEGEEATKQWLQGMQDLGVTEFKDEFLVSQAVADGEISAGFANHYYIQRILAGRPNAPLKTAFTSGDAGSIFNVAGALVLNTADDADLASNFVRHLLSAEAQDYFARTTFEYPLVSGVDPIGELPSIDELNPPEGLDLTQLSDLEGTVRLLREVGVL; encoded by the coding sequence ATGCAAGATCACGACCGGGAGCTTCGCGGCCACGGTCGTCGTCGGTTCATTGCGACGGCGGCGGCGCTTGGTCTCGGCTCGCTCGCTGGCTGTGCCGGACTCGGCGGCGAAGACGAGACGACGACCGAATCCGGCGGCAACGAGACGGTTGAGCAGATCGGCTCCGGGCGCTCTCCGTTCGGCGACCGCGAGATTACCGGCGGCGTGTCGGTGGCCGATATGCCGGACCTCTCGGGCGAACTGACGCTTTACTCCGGGCGCGGAGAAGCGCTCGTCGGCGAACTTATCTCCTTTTTCGAAGACTACTACGACGACTTCACCATCCGTCCGCGGTACAACTCCGCGGCCGAACTCGTCAATCAGATTCAGACGGAAGGCCAAAACAGCCCCGCCGACGTGTTCTTCTCCGTTAACGCGGGGTCGCTCGGTGCGTTGAAGGACGCCGGACGGACACAGAAACTTCCGAGCGAGGTTCTCGACCTCGTCCGCGACGAGTTCCACGACCCGGACGGCCAGTGGACCGGTACGTCTGGACGCGCCCGGACTGTCCCGTTCAACACCGACCAGTTCGACGAGTCGGAGATTCCGGACGACATCATGAAGTTCCCGGAGACCGAGGCGTTCCGCGACAACATCGGCTGGGCCCCGACGTACTCGTCGTTCCAGGCGTTCATCACCGCGATGCGCGTCCTCGAAGGCGAGGAGGCGACCAAGCAGTGGCTTCAGGGGATGCAGGACCTCGGTGTCACCGAGTTCAAAGACGAGTTCCTCGTCTCGCAGGCCGTCGCCGACGGCGAAATCAGCGCTGGCTTCGCCAACCACTACTACATACAGCGCATCCTCGCCGGTCGCCCGAACGCGCCGCTCAAAACCGCGTTCACTTCGGGTGACGCCGGGTCTATCTTCAACGTTGCAGGCGCGCTTGTCCTCAATACGGCTGACGATGCCGACCTCGCGAGCAACTTCGTCCGACACCTGCTGTCGGCAGAGGCGCAGGACTACTTCGCGCGGACGACCTTCGAATACCCGCTCGTCTCGGGTGTCGACCCCATCGGCGAACTTCCGAGTATCGACGAACTCAACCCGCCGGAAGGACTCGACCTGACGCAGCTTTCGGACCTCGAAGGAACCGTACGACTCTTGCGTGAGGTGGGCGTGCTCTGA
- a CDS encoding ABC transporter permease, whose protein sequence is MATEQRTTTGGGDDEQPLGLTVASGAVAAAVIVPLLWLVESALEVGLSDALALLTRPTTVQVFLNSTVLVVLVTAACIALGVPLAYLTVRTDLPFKRFWTVAVSLPLVIPSYIGAFTFVSAFGPRGVLQRLLAPLGIDSLPEIYGLPGAVLVLTLYTYPYVFITTRAALKSMDTTLIDAARTLNHSRWEAFKRVTIPQIRPAVAAGALLAALYALSDFGTPAIMRFDAFTRVIYVEFGAFGRDTATLLSLQLVAVTLVILTLESQIRGNERTTTGGRSGSVMKLGRWKYPAVGFAALVAIVALVVPMGILLTWLAEGVAETGRSLAFRPEYAFNSVLVSAATAGAATIAGLPVAYLAARHSSRLSSLFERATYIGYAVPGVVLGLALVFFGSSYATPIYQTLYLLVFAYVIRFLPQAIGSLRASFLRVDPTLPEAARTLGETPTGAFRHVTLPLVAPGLFGGAALVFLTTMKELPATLMLRPSGFKTLVTHIWSAHEQGYFGQAVVPALILLFVSGLSMLIIIRQEGYDVK, encoded by the coding sequence ATGGCGACCGAACAGCGGACGACGACTGGGGGAGGGGACGACGAGCAACCGCTCGGACTGACAGTCGCGAGCGGTGCCGTCGCCGCCGCCGTCATCGTCCCGCTGTTGTGGCTCGTCGAATCGGCGCTCGAAGTCGGACTGTCGGATGCGCTGGCACTTCTCACGCGCCCGACGACGGTGCAAGTGTTCTTGAACAGTACCGTCCTCGTCGTCCTCGTGACCGCCGCGTGTATCGCACTCGGCGTTCCCCTAGCGTACCTCACCGTCCGAACCGACCTCCCGTTCAAGCGTTTCTGGACAGTCGCCGTCTCGTTACCGCTCGTTATTCCGAGTTATATCGGCGCGTTCACGTTTGTGTCCGCGTTCGGCCCGCGGGGTGTACTTCAGCGTCTACTTGCGCCGCTCGGCATCGATTCGCTTCCGGAAATTTACGGCCTTCCCGGTGCCGTGTTGGTGCTGACGCTCTACACCTATCCGTACGTGTTCATCACCACCCGGGCCGCGTTGAAGTCGATGGACACCACGCTCATCGACGCCGCGCGGACCCTGAACCATTCCCGCTGGGAGGCGTTCAAGCGGGTGACCATCCCGCAGATTCGCCCGGCAGTCGCCGCCGGAGCGCTCCTCGCCGCGCTCTATGCCCTCTCGGACTTCGGTACGCCGGCCATCATGCGGTTCGACGCGTTCACGCGCGTCATCTACGTCGAGTTCGGGGCGTTCGGCCGCGACACCGCGACACTGCTTTCGCTGCAACTCGTCGCCGTGACGCTCGTGATTCTCACGCTCGAATCGCAGATTCGCGGTAACGAGCGGACGACGACCGGCGGCCGCTCGGGGAGTGTCATGAAACTCGGTCGCTGGAAATACCCTGCGGTCGGGTTCGCAGCACTCGTCGCCATTGTCGCGCTGGTCGTCCCGATGGGTATCCTGCTCACGTGGCTGGCGGAGGGCGTCGCCGAAACGGGCCGGTCGCTCGCCTTCCGGCCCGAATACGCGTTTAATTCCGTGCTTGTTTCCGCCGCGACCGCGGGCGCGGCGACTATCGCGGGTCTCCCCGTTGCGTATCTCGCCGCACGCCACTCCTCGCGGCTAAGTTCTCTCTTCGAGCGCGCGACCTACATCGGCTACGCGGTGCCGGGCGTCGTCCTCGGTCTCGCGCTCGTCTTCTTCGGCAGTTCGTATGCGACACCCATCTACCAGACGCTCTATCTCCTTGTCTTCGCCTACGTTATCCGCTTCCTTCCGCAGGCCATCGGGTCGCTCCGGGCGTCGTTCCTCCGGGTTGACCCTACCCTGCCGGAAGCCGCGCGAACCCTCGGGGAGACCCCGACCGGAGCATTCCGTCACGTGACGCTGCCCCTCGTCGCGCCCGGCCTGTTCGGCGGCGCGGCACTCGTCTTCCTGACTACGATGAAGGAACTGCCCGCGACGCTCATGCTTCGTCCGTCCGGGTTCAAAACGCTCGTGACGCACATCTGGTCGGCCCACGAACAGGGCTACTTCGGCCAAGCCGTGGTGCCCGCGCTCATCCTATTGTTCGTCTCGGGGCTATCGATGCTCATCATCATCAGACAAGAGGGATACGATGTCAAATAG
- a CDS encoding ABC transporter ATP-binding protein has translation MSNSTLKTQDRSNHHQSSQTDMTAGSDSDADTDIVLELDGVSKSYGSESVIDDLSISVKEGEILTLLGPSGCGKTTTLRLIAGLDHPNEGAVRLNGTVVSGNGVLTAPEERGVGVVFQEFALFPHLTASENIAFGLKDLDKADREARVGELLDLVGLETQGESYPDELSGGQQQRVALARSLAPEPEILLLDEPFSNLDVDLRVQMREEVRRILKEAGVTAVSVTHDQEEALSISDRVAVMNDGDLEQIGEPEQVFQHPESRFVAGFLGYAGFLPGRVDGDAVKTELGTVGRDQIHGLAPEYDETDIDILVRPDDVSAHACDGEGHGEVVGKRYLGPTILYEVELDGGDDLLCMHNHDETVPTDGRVEVSLDAGHELAWFPREQRPDPGQYSD, from the coding sequence ATGTCAAATAGCACACTCAAAACGCAAGACCGTTCGAACCACCATCAGTCCTCACAAACCGATATGACCGCCGGTTCCGATTCCGACGCCGACACCGACATCGTCCTCGAACTCGACGGCGTTTCGAAATCCTACGGCAGCGAGTCGGTCATCGACGACCTGTCTATCAGCGTCAAAGAGGGCGAAATCCTCACGCTACTCGGTCCCTCGGGATGCGGGAAGACGACGACGCTCCGACTCATCGCCGGTCTCGACCATCCGAACGAGGGTGCGGTTCGACTAAACGGAACAGTGGTCTCCGGCAACGGAGTCCTCACTGCGCCCGAAGAACGCGGCGTCGGCGTCGTATTTCAGGAGTTCGCGCTGTTCCCGCATCTCACTGCATCCGAGAACATCGCCTTCGGGCTGAAAGACCTCGACAAAGCGGACCGCGAGGCCCGCGTGGGGGAACTGCTGGACCTCGTCGGGCTTGAGACGCAGGGCGAAAGCTATCCCGATGAACTCTCCGGCGGGCAACAACAGCGGGTCGCCCTCGCCCGCTCGCTCGCGCCCGAACCGGAGATTCTGCTCCTCGACGAACCCTTCTCGAACCTCGACGTGGACCTCCGCGTCCAGATGCGTGAGGAGGTTCGTCGCATCCTCAAGGAGGCGGGCGTCACAGCGGTTTCGGTTACCCACGACCAAGAAGAGGCGCTGTCCATCTCGGACCGCGTCGCCGTGATGAACGACGGCGACCTCGAACAGATTGGCGAACCCGAACAGGTCTTCCAGCACCCCGAATCGCGGTTCGTCGCCGGTTTCCTCGGCTACGCTGGTTTCCTGCCGGGCCGCGTCGATGGTGACGCGGTCAAGACGGAACTCGGGACAGTCGGCCGCGACCAAATTCACGGACTCGCACCCGAGTACGACGAGACCGACATCGACATCCTCGTCCGCCCGGACGACGTGTCCGCCCACGCCTGCGATGGCGAAGGCCACGGCGAGGTCGTCGGCAAGCGCTACCTCGGGCCGACCATCCTCTACGAGGTCGAACTGGACGGCGGCGACGACCTGCTTTGCATGCACAACCACGACGAGACCGTCCCGACCGACGGTCGCGTCGAGGTGTCACTCGATGCGGGCCACGAACTCGCGTGGTTCCCGCGCGAACAGCGCCCCGACCCCGGCCAGTACTCGGACTAA
- a CDS encoding ArnT family glycosyltransferase — MGKRGSRLTDIDLPFSIDRLRTRGFSFGIDRQRTRHRLAALAVSLLVGLVVTWLAVDLFPYHTVNDDEGVYLTQAAMLLEGKLFLYPGALAEAVRPWFFIVQETASAPGGVQLYSKYSPAVPALFALGLAVGLPNLVLGGVAAVTAALVYILTADIFDRQTGIVAAGLLGLSPLFLLTSATFLAYAPTTMLNLGFAVCYVRAARRDSSGYAVVAGTLIGFALFARPYTALLFALPFIGHSLWALATAQRVGTGWAVFRRYVAIALPGLAFVGLTLAYNAIVTGDPLTFPYIAFAPHDGIGFGRREILGYDITYTPAIGVETAIEALDMLTTRWGPMGWFGTIAALVGVGLTVSRWWGHATGRNRRGSDRRRHHGLGGRDRAFVELSDDALAAVVAGVFGSVFLGNVYFWGTHNGLRNGLIDLLGPFYHFDALVPLVVFGAAGLVGCFRISTRFAHRRFSASEARGVVFSVVLISALVAGGVTLDAVDDPYDENHLRTENLASTYEPLIEAGFEDPPLTPSVPSTGGDTGVGGANDSKALVFHPDPYGDWSAHPFQTLRNDPGFDGPVVYAIDDGAEQDFTVLDATNRTPYRFTYRGSWTGAEDPVEPELTRLDVLSGERVGATTTLGAPDGSNTVSVRAETEEGYARYDAPMRENLTVDWAMTPDGVFVTNFPNAAGPDRVPIPNGTSEVHLVVTYVGDFGETVTYRQTASVERSGGVIRVIWPPETRVCRLTTDCGTEGQWVGPDGDYLPGVSVEMNATVTNGSSERVTDVTRSAA, encoded by the coding sequence ATGGGGAAACGAGGCTCACGACTCACCGATATCGACCTCCCGTTCAGCATCGACCGCTTGCGCACACGCGGGTTCTCGTTTGGCATCGACCGCCAGCGGACGCGCCACCGACTCGCCGCACTCGCCGTCTCGCTTCTCGTCGGTCTCGTCGTCACATGGCTGGCGGTCGACCTCTTTCCGTACCACACGGTCAACGACGACGAAGGTGTCTACCTCACGCAGGCGGCGATGCTCTTGGAGGGCAAGCTATTTCTCTACCCCGGAGCGCTCGCGGAGGCCGTCAGGCCGTGGTTCTTCATCGTTCAAGAGACCGCGAGCGCACCCGGTGGGGTCCAACTGTACTCGAAGTATTCGCCCGCGGTTCCGGCGCTGTTCGCCCTTGGTCTCGCCGTCGGCTTACCGAATCTCGTCTTGGGCGGCGTTGCCGCGGTGACCGCAGCACTCGTCTATATCCTCACCGCAGACATCTTCGACCGCCAAACAGGCATCGTCGCGGCGGGCCTCCTCGGCCTCTCGCCACTGTTCCTCCTCACGTCGGCGACGTTCCTCGCGTACGCGCCGACGACGATGCTCAATCTCGGGTTCGCCGTCTGCTACGTCAGGGCTGCCCGCCGCGATTCGTCGGGCTACGCCGTCGTCGCAGGCACGCTCATCGGTTTCGCGCTCTTCGCGCGGCCCTACACTGCGCTCTTGTTCGCCCTCCCGTTCATAGGACACTCCCTGTGGGCGCTTGCGACCGCCCAGCGAGTCGGAACGGGCTGGGCCGTCTTTCGCCGATACGTCGCTATTGCCCTTCCCGGACTGGCGTTTGTCGGGCTGACGCTCGCCTACAACGCAATCGTGACGGGTGACCCGCTTACGTTCCCCTACATCGCGTTCGCTCCGCACGACGGCATCGGGTTCGGCAGGCGAGAAATCCTCGGCTACGACATCACCTACACGCCCGCAATAGGGGTCGAAACGGCTATCGAAGCGCTCGATATGCTCACAACTCGGTGGGGACCGATGGGATGGTTCGGGACCATCGCCGCCCTCGTCGGCGTCGGACTCACGGTCTCCCGGTGGTGGGGGCACGCGACCGGTCGAAACCGCCGCGGGAGCGACCGGAGACGACATCACGGACTCGGCGGTCGCGACCGCGCGTTTGTGGAACTCTCCGACGACGCGCTCGCCGCCGTCGTCGCCGGGGTATTCGGGTCGGTGTTCCTCGGTAACGTCTACTTCTGGGGGACGCACAACGGACTCCGGAACGGGCTTATCGACCTGCTCGGACCCTTTTACCACTTCGACGCGCTCGTCCCGCTCGTCGTCTTCGGCGCAGCGGGACTCGTTGGCTGTTTCCGCATCAGCACCCGATTCGCTCACCGCCGCTTTTCGGCTTCCGAAGCCCGCGGCGTCGTGTTCTCGGTCGTTCTCATCTCGGCGCTCGTTGCTGGCGGCGTCACTCTCGACGCCGTCGACGACCCCTACGACGAGAACCACCTTCGAACTGAGAACTTGGCATCGACCTACGAACCGCTCATCGAAGCAGGGTTCGAGGACCCACCGCTCACCCCGTCAGTTCCGAGCACCGGTGGGGATACGGGCGTCGGCGGAGCAAACGACTCGAAGGCGCTCGTGTTCCACCCCGACCCCTACGGCGACTGGTCGGCCCACCCGTTCCAGACGCTCCGCAACGACCCCGGCTTCGACGGGCCGGTCGTCTACGCCATCGACGACGGGGCCGAACAGGATTTCACCGTCCTCGACGCGACGAACCGAACGCCGTACCGATTCACCTACCGCGGGTCGTGGACCGGTGCGGAAGACCCGGTCGAACCGGAACTGACCCGCCTCGACGTGCTCTCGGGCGAGCGCGTCGGTGCGACGACGACTCTCGGCGCACCCGATGGCAGCAACACGGTCTCCGTCCGCGCCGAGACGGAAGAGGGGTACGCCCGCTACGACGCGCCGATGCGCGAGAACCTGACCGTTGATTGGGCGATGACGCCCGATGGGGTATTCGTCACGAATTTCCCGAACGCAGCCGGTCCCGACCGAGTTCCAATCCCAAACGGGACGAGCGAGGTCCACCTCGTCGTCACCTACGTTGGCGACTTCGGCGAGACGGTTACGTACCGACAAACCGCCTCTGTGGAGCGGTCTGGTGGGGTCATTCGGGTTATCTGGCCGCCGGAGACGCGGGTCTGTCGGTTGACCACCGACTGCGGAACCGAGGGCCAGTGGGTCGGTCCCGATGGCGACTACCTGCCCGGTGTGTCGGTGGAGATGAATGCGACAGTTACCAACGGGTCAAGTGAGCGCGTCACCGATGTGACGAGGAGCGCGGCGTGA
- a CDS encoding DoxX family protein: MKNETVSALARVKRPLCYVMGIFYIVAGVMHFVDPEVYVQLVPPSFPAALELVYISGIGEVALGAGVLVQRTRRLAAWGLIALLIAVFPANVYMATHDVVLTGAPEFMRNPSDAVSWARLPLQGVLILWAWWYTRPMSGDSR; the protein is encoded by the coding sequence ATGAAAAACGAGACCGTCAGCGCACTCGCTCGGGTCAAGCGACCCCTCTGCTACGTGATGGGAATTTTCTACATCGTTGCGGGCGTGATGCACTTCGTCGACCCGGAAGTGTACGTCCAACTCGTTCCGCCGTCGTTCCCGGCGGCGCTCGAACTCGTGTATATTTCCGGGATAGGCGAAGTCGCCCTCGGCGCAGGCGTGTTAGTTCAGCGAACTCGACGTCTCGCCGCGTGGGGACTGATAGCCCTGCTGATTGCCGTCTTCCCGGCAAACGTCTACATGGCGACCCACGACGTCGTGCTCACGGGCGCGCCCGAGTTCATGCGGAACCCCTCCGACGCGGTAAGCTGGGCGCGACTCCCGCTTCAGGGCGTCCTCATCCTGTGGGCGTGGTGGTACACACGGCCGATGTCCGGCGATTCGCGCTGA